The nucleotide sequence CTCAGAAAGGCAGCAAAGGGAGTTAAActcatttttgcaattattacCCTCAACCTACACAAATTCCATCACTGCCTATTTATCTGAaatggggggtgggaaggaagctGCCAAGGACTAGAAtatatgtatgaatgaatgaatgaatgaatgaatgaattttgatTAGATCTCCTAGTTTCGTGTGTCCAGTAATCTCAAGAGTCCCAGCAGACAGCTCTGGAAGAAAAAGTAGGCGTGAGGTCCAATTCCTCACATCTGTGATGAAGGCTGAAACTGCAGGGGGCTTGGAGCCCCTCTTGACAAAGATCTTCCATTTGTTCCACACAACGGGTGTGAGCACTAAAGAGTTCCGATAACTCCAGAAGTCCACTTACCTCGTCATCTGGAGGAATTTCAAGGGAGAGGAGTGCCCAGGATGGGGATTGTGGTCTAGGAGGAAGGCCTGGAGAGACCATGGGTCTTGCGTGGCCCTTCAGAGGGGACGGTTAAGCCCGAGGTTCCAGGTGGATGTGAAAAGAGCTGGAGGCCCACGTGGGACCCGGATTCTCACACTGACTTTGTCACCAAGTGCCTGTGTGATCTCTGGCAAGTCACTTCTTCCataacctcagtgtcctcatctgtgaaataagggGTCACTTggtttaattacatttaaaataaaatccaaaccccCTAGCCCACCTTTAGAGTACTTGCCAGTGTGCACCAGCCTCCCAAGCCCTGTGGCCTGCCTATCTCCCACCCCCCTTGCTGCCCACCAGCCCCTCTCGTTGTGTTGGTTCTCTCCATCCAAACCTCCTTTCTGTCTGAAACCCTCTGATCTCCTCTAGGGGCATAAGTCACCTGTCTTGAGTCCCCAGGACAGGGATACTCCCTTCGGTGCTGTGGCATTTGCTCTGTGTTTACATATCTTTCTAAACTGCACATGCCCTGTAAGAACATGGGCAGCAACTTATTCCTTGAATTCCTGAGGGCCTGGCCATACCTGGCACTCAGCAGGTACACCAAAGTGTTGGCAGGCTGGATGAATAAATGGGTAGAATTCAAGTGCTTTCCCATCAAAAGCTCTAGGTGCATTGTGTCTGCCCCTTCGAGAGCCCTTTGAGAAGACAGATATATTGAGCTTTCTGAGAAAACACTGCATGTCAGAACCCACAAGAATTACAAGACAACAGGTGACCTTCAAGCCTCCTTCTCTACCTTCAAAGCAGGTCCTGAGTCTAGATTTCCAAAAGGTGGGTTAGGGGGCTGGGGATGTAGGAAGGCTGAAATTAGTAAGCActaaaatcagtaataaaacCCTTCAAAGAAACTGCCTCTCAGTTTAacggtgttttttctttttatcaatgaAGCAAGTTGCTAGGGcagaaggggaagggggaggtggggagggctgggagggaagaCCGGTGGGAGGGGTCAAGGATAGAGTGCCTGTCATCTCCATGACGCGGACAGCTGGTTCTGcttgtattttaaacaaaattgcaTCCTAGGGTAGACACTACGTCTGGAATTACGACCCACCCTGTGATCTATCACTTTTATATACTCACGAGGGAGTGGAGCGGTCTCCATAGAGAGGAAACAATACAAGAAAAGGAGCCGGCGACCCCAGCAGAGACAGAAGTTCAGGGGGATGGTCCCAGGGCAGACCTCCTGGTCCTGAAGCTGTGCCTGCATCCCTGAGCATCTCCACTCCAGAGGGAAGTCCACTCTCGGTAAGATTTTGGTTGGGGACTTCtttatgaagaataaatatatttgccCTAAATTAGGCAGGAGGTGCTGGGGACTGGACATGGGTGAGAGATGAGAGCTGGGAGACAGTGTTGAACACCACAGTgcttgaaataaagagaaatggcCCCAAAGAGACCATGGGGAAGTTTCTTAGGGGGCAAAATGATCCTCTTTGTTGGTACAGAGACACCTGCTTTGCAAAACGTAACAGATCAGAGACAGAATGGGTTCTTACAAATCCATTTTTCTAAACAGAATTCACTTGTAAATGTGAAAAGCTGCCCTCAGTAATAGTTTACAaatggggacaggggctgggggaggaagggagggacagagaTAGAAACTACAGGAGGTTCCCCACCGCCTGCAGGAGCAGGAGGATGCCTGCATTTATGGGTTTCATATGCCAGCATCTCTTACCTTTTCATCTCCCTTCATTCTGTCAATATACCTGTGAGGCAGGTAATGCCTCCTTTTTAGGACATGGCCACTGAGAGGTTAAGAGATTCACCCAAGGCAATGAGGGAagtttcaaacccaggtcttctgccCTCAAAGCCCAGAGTCCTTTGCCCCTTGCTACACTAGCGGAAGGAGACAGATATCTGCAATGATGAGGTACCGCCAGTGAAGTGGAGGGATCATAAAGATGGATATTTGATACCCAAATTTCTGAGAAATCCTCTTTGCAATTTTTTCCTCAAACATAGCAATctagcaaacacacacacacacacacacacacacacacacacacacaccccacttctGAGAATGGATTAAATAATACAGCAGTAATATGAACACTGCCAATGACCAGTGTTACCGTAACATGTCAACTTTTCCTGGTGTTCCTCCCTCCTCAGGGGAAGAGCCCTTCGGTTATAAACCCTCCCTGCTCACTTTGACGGTGATTTCCTtacaggtgtgtatgtgtgcatgtgtgtgtcacACAAACACTTCCACGAgcctgcaaaaagaaaacagatcacTCTTACACTCATTACTATTCCTTTTGAAATGCTTAAATGTCCCCTAGATTCTGTAGCCGCTGCTttataaaattcttcattttttaaattcaacttcTTCCCAGTGTTTGCAGACAAACTGAGTAAATGGGGACTAACTGCCTTCTCCAGCCTGGGCAAAGCTGTGGAATtgccaccccccacacacactctcccacccactgccccaccctccccctccccccacgtAGGTACTCTGAATTTCCAGCTAGCCCAGGTTCCTAGGACGAGAATCTGTCACAGTTCTCAGAAGTAAATGAGTATCTTTAAAGCATCCAGAGAAGGTACTGCTGTAAACACCCTAAAGAATGGTTGAGTTTCAGGAATCCAAATGGGAAAAGTATAGACATAGAGCCTTACCCAACAGGTAACAGGGAGACATAAACACTTGTGCTGTTTCACTAGAGGTGACAGCCAAAGTTCCCAAAGAATGGAAAAGGGGAAACTTGCTTAGGAATTAGACTTTAGTGAGGAGCAAAGGACGTCTTTTCTTTGTAGAGTTTCTTTCCTTTCACCTTGCAAACCCTGCAAAGGCCCAGATGCTGTTGCAGGTCCcaagaccacactttgagaagcactgtcgTAGAACATAAACAAAGCCCTGCAGGATTTGAACCCGTGTCCTTCTGAGCCCTGAGCCCCGACACAccccttcccacttccctcctttCCCGCACAGGGAGAGATGCTGGTGCCAGCccacttcctgctgctgctgctgctgcttctagGGGCCCCCAGGCTGGGCCTCGCCCATAAGTTGGACAAAGCGGAGTCCATCTTCCGCTGCATCAACATGGCCCTGTCTGAGGCTAAGAACAGCCAGCTGGAGGATGCACCCCTGCTGAGCAAGAGAGGGTTCCCCTACCTGCCCAGCCAAGACCTGTCCTCAGGAGAGGACGAGGAAGAGGTCAAGAACAAAAGGACCCTCCCTGGGGGTGGCAGTGAAGCTGGAAGGCCCCGGTACAAGTACCTGCCCCCAGCGCAGCTCAGGCGGAGGCTGTCCCAGGACAAGACCAAGAGTGACCGGCGCTCCAAGCTCACTCTGTCCCTTGACGTCCCCACCAACATCAT is from Rhinolophus ferrumequinum isolate MPI-CBG mRhiFer1 chromosome 5 unlocalized genomic scaffold, mRhiFer1_v1.p scaffold_110_arrow_ctg1, whole genome shotgun sequence and encodes:
- the UCN3 gene encoding urocortin-3, whose translation is MLVPAHFLLLLLLLLGAPRLGLAHKLDKAESIFRCINMALSEAKNSQLEDAPLLSKRGFPYLPSQDLSSGEDEEEVKNKRTLPGGGSEAGRPRYKYLPPAQLRRRLSQDKTKSDRRSKLTLSLDVPTNIMNILFNIAKAKNLRAKAAANAHLMAQIGRKK